The following coding sequences are from one Formosa haliotis window:
- a CDS encoding polyprenyl synthetase family protein, which produces MQNILFYQEAFVSYLKQFKTDKEPQSLYEPIDYILNLGGKRLRPVLTLMAAEIFNTDYKTALNAALSIEVFHNFSLIHDDIMDDAPLRRGHETVHEKWDVNTGILSGDAMLIMAYQLFENYEPEIFRDLARLFSKTALEVCEGQQYDVDFENRDDVTIPEYLKMIEYKTAVLVGAAMQMGAIVARATIEEQQGIYNFGRYLGIAFQLQDDYLDAFGDPKTFGKQVGGDIIENKKTFLYLKTLEFSDKGQQQELQDLFSISPTENDDKVQSVKQLFLSSGAADATTKEIENYTNKAFSVLETLDISEDKKNLLKTFGENLMTRKV; this is translated from the coding sequence ATGCAAAACATACTATTCTACCAAGAGGCTTTTGTGTCTTACTTGAAGCAATTTAAAACCGATAAAGAACCCCAATCTTTATACGAACCTATTGACTATATCTTAAATTTAGGAGGTAAGCGTTTACGTCCGGTGTTAACCTTAATGGCGGCAGAGATTTTTAATACCGATTATAAAACGGCTTTAAACGCAGCACTGAGTATTGAGGTGTTTCATAATTTTTCGCTGATTCATGACGATATCATGGATGATGCGCCTTTGCGAAGAGGCCATGAAACAGTTCATGAAAAATGGGATGTAAATACGGGAATTTTATCTGGTGATGCTATGTTGATTATGGCATATCAGTTATTCGAAAATTACGAGCCAGAGATCTTTAGAGATTTAGCTAGGCTTTTTAGCAAAACAGCTTTAGAGGTGTGTGAAGGTCAGCAATACGATGTCGATTTTGAAAATAGAGACGACGTAACTATACCCGAATACTTAAAAATGATTGAGTATAAAACGGCAGTTTTAGTAGGTGCTGCTATGCAAATGGGGGCTATAGTGGCACGTGCCACTATAGAGGAGCAACAAGGGATTTATAATTTTGGTAGATATTTAGGAATTGCATTTCAGTTACAAGATGATTATTTAGATGCCTTTGGAGATCCAAAAACGTTTGGAAAACAGGTGGGAGGAGATATTATTGAAAATAAAAAAACCTTTTTATACCTAAAAACCTTAGAGTTTTCTGATAAAGGACAACAGCAGGAATTACAAGATTTGTTTAGTATCTCGCCAACCGAAAATGATGATAAAGTGCAGTCTGTAAAACAGTTGTTTTTAAGTAGTGGAGCTGCTGATGCGACTACAAAAGAAATTGAAAACTATACCAATAAGGCGTTTTCGGTGTTAGAAACTCTAGATATAAGTGAAGATAAAAAGAACTTACTTAAAACTTTTGGAGAGAATTTAATGACTAGAAAAGTATAA
- a CDS encoding TonB-dependent receptor — translation MKNSLVLFCVLIFSTYSLAQEQHTDIKVQQDTTILKEVILVGQYKLSNYRQEKTLSSIDDYLEKSNKATMIKRGNYAWEPTLNNMTSERLNLTIDGMQIFGACTDKMDPITSYVDVSNLDQVSIQSGQEGTENGHSIGGGIDLQLSKSTFYNKGLQGSADIGYETNGNYKAAGLDLNYSTNSFYINVDGIYRNSDNYKAGNDTEIMYSQFEKYNISLQTGYKLNENNTLNVNFIYDQANNVGYPALPMDVSLAKASIGSIAHTYSNSEATFNHWETKLYYNTITHVMDDSKRPDVPIRMDMPGWSDTYGFYTKAKTTLNDKHHLNLNINGYYNRSLAEMTMYPNNPNEADMFMYTWPDVRTLYTGIFAKDHVQINENSSLTSSIRFGFQNNHIASQVGLESLQIFYPDLDDSKQRFLTSITSNYQLKKQNAIYNFSLGYGERAPSVSEGYGFFLFNSFDNYDYIGNPLLKNEKSLEANAEADFNFTKFTIGLEASYFHILDYIIGETDPNLSPMTIGADGVRIYTALDYATIFDTYLNTSYRFTERLSINASIGYNYGSSNTGENLPLIKPFSYLGEINYKTEKFNVAVQVDGNGNQSRYSSYFGESETADYAILNLNFGNVIDFKSNSFILKYGVENVLDAYYSTYADWNNIPRQGRNFYANISYIFR, via the coding sequence ATGAAAAACTCCCTCGTGCTTTTTTGTGTGCTAATCTTTTCAACCTATAGTCTGGCGCAAGAACAACATACCGATATTAAAGTACAACAAGACACCACTATTTTAAAAGAGGTCATTCTCGTTGGGCAATATAAACTCAGTAATTACAGGCAAGAAAAAACGCTTTCGAGTATAGATGATTATTTAGAGAAATCTAACAAAGCAACCATGATAAAACGTGGTAACTACGCTTGGGAACCTACCCTTAATAATATGACTAGCGAGCGTTTAAACCTGACCATAGACGGGATGCAAATTTTTGGAGCATGTACAGATAAAATGGACCCGATAACGTCGTATGTAGACGTATCGAACCTAGACCAAGTTAGTATTCAATCTGGACAAGAAGGTACAGAAAACGGGCATAGTATAGGCGGGGGTATCGATTTACAATTATCTAAATCTACATTCTACAATAAAGGCCTACAAGGCAGTGCAGATATCGGTTACGAAACCAACGGAAACTACAAGGCAGCTGGTTTAGATTTAAATTATTCTACAAATTCCTTCTATATTAATGTAGATGGTATTTATAGGAATTCCGATAATTATAAGGCTGGGAATGATACAGAAATTATGTATTCTCAGTTCGAGAAGTATAATATTTCACTACAAACCGGGTATAAACTAAATGAAAACAATACGCTTAATGTAAATTTCATTTACGACCAAGCCAACAACGTAGGATATCCTGCATTACCAATGGATGTGTCTTTAGCTAAAGCTTCTATTGGTTCTATTGCTCATACTTATTCTAATTCTGAGGCAACCTTTAACCACTGGGAAACCAAATTATATTATAATACAATTACCCATGTTATGGACGACTCCAAACGTCCCGATGTTCCCATCCGTATGGATATGCCTGGCTGGAGCGATACCTACGGTTTTTATACCAAAGCAAAAACGACGCTTAACGATAAGCATCACCTAAATTTAAATATAAACGGCTATTACAATAGATCGCTTGCCGAGATGACCATGTACCCTAACAATCCTAACGAGGCAGATATGTTTATGTACACTTGGCCAGATGTTCGCACGTTATATACTGGTATTTTTGCTAAAGATCATGTGCAAATAAATGAAAACTCAAGTTTAACCTCATCGATAAGATTCGGATTTCAAAACAACCATATTGCAAGCCAAGTTGGATTAGAAAGTTTACAGATTTTTTATCCAGATTTAGATGATAGTAAACAACGGTTTTTAACCAGTATTACTTCTAACTATCAGTTAAAAAAACAAAACGCGATTTACAATTTTAGCCTAGGTTATGGCGAACGCGCTCCTTCGGTTAGCGAGGGTTATGGATTTTTCCTTTTTAATAGTTTCGATAATTACGATTATATTGGAAATCCTCTACTGAAGAATGAAAAATCACTTGAAGCAAACGCTGAAGCAGATTTCAACTTCACTAAATTTACTATCGGCCTTGAAGCTTCTTATTTTCATATTTTAGATTACATTATAGGAGAAACCGATCCAAACTTAAGCCCCATGACTATAGGGGCAGATGGTGTTCGCATTTACACAGCTTTAGATTATGCCACGATTTTCGATACGTATTTAAATACATCGTATAGGTTTACCGAGCGCTTATCTATAAATGCAAGTATTGGGTATAATTACGGAAGTAGTAATACCGGCGAAAACTTACCACTTATTAAACCGTTTTCATATCTAGGAGAAATCAACTACAAAACCGAAAAATTTAATGTTGCCGTACAAGTTGATGGAAATGGAAACCAAAGCAGATATAGCAGCTATTTTGGTGAAAGCGAAACTGCAGATTACGCCATCCTGAACTTGAATTTTGGGAATGTAATAGATTTTAAATCGAATTCATTCATTTTAAAATACGGTGTAGAAAATGTACTAGATGCCTACTACTCTACTTATGCCGATTGGAACAATATCCCAAGACAAGGCCGTAATTTTTATGCCAACATTTCGTATATATTTCGGTAA
- a CDS encoding alpha-ketoglutarate decarboxylase: MSFGNEFFSGTLEPTALYQFNPQFALGAGINFTYNSQKDFYHSTILGGTLTALYNPISYLQISGEYQQLHVNRNYDNDRVLYQDEKYWAPALLFGIGFQTKNVTVGVRYDVLYDDYKSIYASPWAPFIRVYF; encoded by the coding sequence TTGAGTTTTGGTAACGAATTCTTTAGCGGGACTTTAGAACCAACTGCACTGTATCAATTTAACCCACAATTTGCTTTGGGTGCAGGTATAAATTTTACCTATAACTCGCAAAAAGATTTTTATCATTCTACCATTTTAGGAGGTACACTTACCGCGCTTTACAATCCTATTTCGTACCTACAAATTTCTGGAGAATACCAACAATTGCACGTAAACAGAAATTATGATAACGACCGCGTATTATATCAAGACGAAAAGTATTGGGCACCTGCCTTGTTGTTTGGTATTGGATTTCAAACAAAAAACGTTACTGTTGGTGTGCGTTACGATGTGCTTTACGACGACTACAAAAGTATTTACGCATCGCCGTGGGCGCCTTTTATTAGAGTCTATTTTTAG
- a CDS encoding 2-oxoglutarate dehydrogenase E1 component has protein sequence MDKYSFLNTAHTAYFAELYDQYLQNPDSVEASWRAFFQGYDFGSENSEVDAEQMENFSCDHVSENLTKEFQVVQLIDGYRTRGHLFTKTNPVRDRRTYTPTLAIENFGLSKNDLDTVFSAGEILGIGSQTLREIIIHLEKIYCSSIGIEYMYIRNPERRTWIQNKLNDNDNQPNFDIEHKKYILKKLNEAVSFESFLHTKYVGQKRFSLEGGESLIPALDAIIEKAADYGVKEFVMGMAHRGRLSTLTNIFGKSAKDIFSEFDGKDYAEEIFDGDVKYHLGWTSNRETVTGKKINLNIAPNPSHLETVGAVVEGIVRAKQDDKYAEDPSQVLPIVVHGDAAIAGQGLVYEIVQMALLDGYKTNGTIHIVVNNQIGFTTNYLDARSSTYCTDVGKVTLSPVLHVNADDVEAVVHAVLFALDFRMQFQRDVFIDLLGYRKYGHNEGDEPRFTQPKLYKAIAKHKNPRDIYAEKLLKEGVIDKDYVSELEAAYKATLEEELVDSRKEEKTVITPFMQDEWQDFVRVTEQDMMEPVDTTFPKEKLAEIADVVSTLPADKKFIRKIERLVQSRKTMFDENKLDWAMAEHLAYGTLLEEGFDVRMSGQDVERGTFSHRHAVIKVEDSEEEVVLLNNLKNAPGKFFIFNSLLSEYGVVGFDYGYAMASPKTLTIWEAQFGDFSNGAQIMLDQYISAAEDKWKLQNGLVMLLPHGYEGQGAEHSSARMERYLQLCAKDNMFVADCTTPANIYHLLRKQMKSNFRKPLIVFTPKSLLRHPKVVSTVDEFANGSFQMVIDDETAQVDKVKSLVFVTGKFYYDLLEEKEEQGRDDVALVRIEQLFPLPATAIRDAIAKYSNAEEVVWAQEEPRNMGAYAHMLMHLDEAKTFRFASRRPYGAPAAGSSTRSKRRHKEVIDFVFDKTKNNQR, from the coding sequence ATGGATAAGTATTCCTTTTTAAACACAGCACACACAGCATATTTTGCTGAATTATACGATCAATATTTACAAAACCCTGATTCTGTTGAAGCTAGTTGGAGAGCCTTTTTTCAAGGCTACGATTTTGGTAGTGAAAACAGCGAGGTGGACGCAGAACAAATGGAAAATTTCTCCTGCGACCATGTCTCTGAAAATCTAACAAAAGAATTTCAAGTAGTTCAGCTTATCGACGGTTACCGTACCCGAGGGCATTTGTTTACAAAAACAAATCCTGTTCGCGATCGTAGAACCTACACACCAACATTAGCCATAGAAAATTTCGGATTATCTAAAAATGATTTAGATACCGTGTTTTCTGCCGGTGAAATTCTTGGTATTGGTTCCCAAACCTTAAGAGAAATTATTATTCACCTTGAAAAAATTTACTGTAGCTCTATTGGTATAGAGTATATGTATATTAGAAATCCGGAACGTAGAACCTGGATTCAAAACAAGTTGAATGATAATGATAATCAGCCTAACTTCGACATAGAGCATAAGAAATACATTCTTAAAAAGCTAAACGAAGCGGTTTCTTTTGAAAGCTTTTTACATACCAAATATGTAGGGCAAAAGCGTTTCTCTCTAGAAGGAGGGGAGTCTTTAATCCCTGCTCTTGATGCAATTATTGAAAAAGCTGCAGATTATGGTGTAAAAGAATTTGTAATGGGTATGGCTCACCGTGGTCGTTTAAGTACACTTACAAATATTTTCGGAAAATCTGCTAAAGATATCTTTAGTGAATTTGATGGAAAAGATTACGCAGAAGAAATCTTTGATGGTGATGTTAAATACCACTTAGGGTGGACGAGTAATCGTGAAACCGTTACAGGTAAAAAAATCAATCTAAATATTGCACCAAACCCTTCGCACCTAGAAACTGTTGGTGCGGTTGTAGAGGGTATTGTTCGTGCAAAGCAAGACGATAAGTATGCCGAAGATCCATCTCAAGTATTACCAATCGTAGTACACGGAGATGCTGCTATTGCAGGTCAAGGTTTGGTTTACGAAATTGTACAAATGGCACTTTTAGATGGTTATAAAACCAATGGAACCATACACATTGTAGTAAATAACCAAATTGGTTTTACAACAAACTATTTAGATGCGCGTTCAAGTACCTACTGTACAGACGTAGGTAAAGTAACTTTATCTCCGGTATTACACGTTAATGCAGACGATGTTGAAGCCGTAGTACATGCCGTACTTTTTGCATTAGATTTTAGAATGCAATTTCAACGTGATGTCTTTATCGATTTATTAGGATATAGAAAATACGGACATAACGAAGGTGATGAACCGCGTTTTACACAACCTAAATTATATAAGGCAATTGCAAAGCATAAAAATCCGAGAGATATTTATGCCGAAAAGCTTTTAAAAGAAGGTGTTATAGATAAGGATTACGTTTCTGAATTAGAAGCGGCATATAAAGCGACTTTAGAAGAAGAATTAGTTGATTCTAGAAAAGAAGAAAAGACCGTAATTACACCGTTCATGCAAGATGAATGGCAAGATTTTGTTCGTGTAACAGAACAAGATATGATGGAGCCTGTAGATACGACTTTTCCTAAGGAAAAATTAGCAGAAATTGCCGATGTTGTTTCGACGCTTCCAGCAGATAAAAAGTTTATTCGTAAAATTGAACGCCTAGTACAATCGAGAAAAACGATGTTCGACGAGAATAAGTTAGATTGGGCTATGGCCGAACATTTAGCATATGGAACCCTATTAGAAGAAGGATTCGATGTTAGAATGTCTGGACAAGATGTTGAGCGTGGTACCTTCTCTCACCGTCACGCTGTAATAAAGGTTGAAGATAGTGAAGAAGAAGTTGTATTATTAAACAACTTAAAAAATGCGCCAGGTAAATTCTTTATATTTAACTCACTATTATCAGAATACGGGGTTGTAGGTTTCGATTATGGTTATGCTATGGCAAGTCCTAAAACCTTAACCATTTGGGAAGCACAATTTGGAGATTTCAGTAACGGCGCTCAAATTATGTTAGACCAATATATTTCTGCAGCAGAAGATAAATGGAAACTTCAAAATGGTTTGGTAATGCTATTACCACACGGTTATGAAGGTCAGGGTGCAGAACACTCATCGGCACGTATGGAGCGTTATTTACAATTGTGTGCAAAAGATAATATGTTTGTAGCCGATTGTACAACACCTGCTAATATTTATCATTTGTTACGTAAGCAAATGAAATCTAACTTTAGAAAACCTTTAATTGTTTTTACACCGAAGAGTTTATTACGTCATCCAAAAGTTGTATCTACTGTAGACGAATTTGCGAACGGTAGCTTCCAAATGGTTATCGATGATGAAACAGCTCAGGTAGATAAAGTAAAATCTCTTGTTTTTGTAACGGGTAAATTCTATTACGATTTATTAGAAGAAAAAGAAGAACAAGGAAGAGACGATGTTGCTTTAGTAAGAATAGAACAATTATTCCCATTACCAGCAACAGCCATTAGAGATGCAATTGCAAAATATAGCAATGCCGAGGAAGTGGTTTGGGCCCAAGAAGAACCTAGAAACATGGGGGCTTATGCACATATGTTAATGCATTTAGATGAAGCAAAAACATTTAGATTTGCATCTAGACGTCCTTATGGAGCACCTGCAGCGGGTAGTTCAACACGATCTAAACGCCGCCATAAAGAAGTGATTGACTTCGTTTTTGATAAAACAAAAAACAACCAACGATAA
- the odhB gene encoding 2-oxoglutarate dehydrogenase complex dihydrolipoyllysine-residue succinyltransferase yields the protein MILEMKVPSPGESITEVEIATWLVQDGDYVEKDQAIAEVDSDKATLELPAEESGIITLKAEEGDAVAVGEVVCLIDTSAAKPEGDAPAKEEKKEEAPAPKAEAPKAAPAPEKTYASGTASPAAKKILAEKGMDAASVVGTGKAGRVTKEDAVQAKPSMGTPTGGSRGESRTKLSMLRRKVAERLVTVKNETAMLTTFNEVDMSPIFALRNEYKDAFKAKHGVGLGFMSFFTLAVVRALELYPAVNSMMDGKEMISYDFCDISIAVSGPKGLMVPVIRNAENLTFRGVEAEVKRLALRARDGQITVDEMTGGTFTITNGGVFGSMLSTPIINPPQSGILGMHNIVERPVAVDGQVVIRPIMYVALSYDHRIIDGKESVGFLVAVKEALENPQEFLMNNDVKRALEL from the coding sequence ATGATTTTAGAAATGAAAGTACCTTCTCCGGGAGAGTCTATAACAGAAGTTGAAATAGCAACATGGTTAGTTCAAGATGGTGATTATGTAGAAAAAGATCAAGCCATTGCTGAAGTTGATAGTGATAAAGCAACATTAGAACTTCCTGCTGAAGAAAGCGGAATTATAACGCTTAAAGCAGAAGAAGGAGATGCTGTTGCCGTTGGTGAAGTTGTATGTTTAATAGATACAAGTGCAGCAAAACCTGAAGGTGATGCTCCAGCGAAAGAAGAGAAAAAAGAAGAAGCACCTGCTCCTAAAGCAGAAGCACCAAAAGCTGCTCCTGCACCAGAAAAAACATATGCATCTGGAACAGCAAGTCCTGCTGCTAAAAAGATTTTAGCAGAAAAAGGGATGGATGCTGCTAGTGTTGTAGGTACTGGTAAAGCAGGTCGTGTAACTAAAGAAGATGCTGTACAAGCTAAACCATCTATGGGTACGCCTACAGGTGGAAGCAGAGGAGAATCTCGCACTAAATTATCTATGTTACGTCGTAAAGTGGCAGAACGTTTGGTTACTGTGAAAAACGAAACAGCCATGCTTACTACGTTTAATGAAGTAGATATGTCTCCTATCTTTGCATTAAGAAACGAGTATAAAGATGCGTTTAAAGCGAAACATGGCGTTGGTCTTGGTTTTATGAGTTTCTTTACTTTGGCAGTAGTTAGAGCATTAGAGTTGTATCCAGCTGTAAATTCTATGATGGATGGTAAAGAAATGATTTCTTACGATTTCTGTGATATTAGTATTGCTGTATCTGGTCCGAAAGGATTAATGGTACCTGTAATTCGTAATGCAGAAAACTTAACGTTTAGAGGTGTTGAAGCCGAAGTTAAACGTTTAGCACTTCGCGCAAGAGATGGTCAAATCACTGTCGATGAAATGACAGGAGGGACCTTTACAATAACAAACGGAGGGGTATTTGGTAGTATGTTATCTACACCAATTATTAACCCACCACAAAGTGGTATTTTAGGAATGCACAATATAGTAGAACGTCCTGTAGCTGTAGACGGTCAGGTTGTAATTAGACCTATAATGTATGTTGCCTTATCTTACGATCATAGAATTATTGATGGTAAAGAAAGTGTTGGTTTCTTAGTGGCTGTAAAAGAAGCTTTAGAGAATCCTCAAGAATTTTTAATGAATAACGATGTTAAGAGAGCGCTAGAACTATAG
- a CDS encoding response regulator transcription factor — MKTSIVLADDHPLMLKGMTNFLTSAGYEVLDTATDGRAAYNLIIKLEPQIAILDIRMPYKTGLEIAADCKINEIPTKIILFTFEKREDIYLKAKELNVYGYILKEFAVEELENCIECVKNNTPYFSRDLIPSLEKTYKHSDLIALNKLTKTEIKILKFIASNLTSNEIAEEIGISPRTVEKHRSNIVTKLKLHGKHNALYMWAVENKEIF, encoded by the coding sequence ATGAAAACTTCAATCGTATTAGCAGACGATCATCCTTTAATGCTAAAAGGCATGACTAATTTCCTAACTTCTGCGGGATACGAAGTTTTAGATACAGCTACAGACGGGAGAGCAGCCTATAACCTAATTATAAAATTAGAACCCCAAATAGCAATTTTAGACATAAGAATGCCATACAAAACGGGTTTAGAAATTGCTGCCGATTGTAAAATCAATGAAATTCCTACGAAAATCATATTATTTACTTTTGAAAAGCGTGAAGATATTTACCTAAAAGCAAAAGAATTAAACGTTTATGGCTATATATTAAAAGAATTTGCTGTCGAAGAGTTAGAAAACTGTATTGAATGTGTTAAAAACAACACCCCTTATTTTAGCAGAGATCTTATTCCTAGCCTTGAAAAAACATATAAACATTCCGATTTAATAGCCTTAAATAAGCTTACAAAAACTGAAATAAAAATTCTTAAGTTTATTGCTAGTAATTTAACCAGCAACGAAATTGCTGAAGAAATTGGAATATCACCAAGAACCGTAGAAAAACACCGAAGCAACATTGTTACCAAACTAAAACTTCACGGGAAACACAATGCCCTATACATGTGGGCTGTTGAAAACAAGGAAATCTTTTAA
- a CDS encoding retropepsin-like aspartic protease family protein, with protein sequence MTSLQEFLLNRDYVKIKLKLTKTNHFEIKASINGKKGVFILDTGASSSCVDFDAIENFNLKVKDSEIKAAGAGAINMTTQLSKKNNIKIGKWKKDKVALILFNMTHVNTALVNHNSTPVDGIIGADILKKGKGIIDYDRKYLYLKRLIIK encoded by the coding sequence ATGACTTCACTTCAAGAATTTCTATTAAACAGAGATTACGTTAAAATAAAATTGAAACTTACTAAAACCAATCACTTTGAAATTAAGGCGAGTATAAATGGTAAAAAAGGTGTTTTTATATTAGACACGGGCGCTTCTAGTTCTTGCGTCGATTTTGATGCTATAGAAAACTTTAATTTAAAGGTAAAAGATTCTGAAATAAAAGCCGCTGGAGCCGGTGCTATTAATATGACTACCCAACTGTCTAAAAAAAATAATATAAAAATTGGAAAGTGGAAAAAAGACAAGGTTGCTTTAATTTTGTTTAATATGACCCATGTAAATACCGCTTTGGTTAATCATAATTCCACTCCTGTAGATGGTATTATTGGTGCCGATATTTTGAAAAAAGGAAAAGGAATTATTGATTACGACCGGAAATATCTATACCTTAAAAGACTGATTATTAAATAA
- a CDS encoding TatD family hydrolase: MIITDTHTHLYSEAFEADRDEMIQRAIDAGISRFFIPAIDSTYSERMLQLKRDFPEHMFLMTGLHPTHVKDDFKDELLHVQTLLKEHKYYAIGEIGIDLYWDQSTLAIQQEAFRQQIQLAKQCNLPIVIHCRDAFDEVFEILEEEKGDDLFGIFHCFTGDFEQAQQAISYNMKLGIGGVVTFKNGKIDQFLNKIDLKHIVLETDSPYLAPVPYRGKRNESFYIMEVLEKLSGLYQLSEKEIAKITTENSKAIFGI; this comes from the coding sequence ATGATAATTACAGATACACACACACATTTATATAGTGAAGCTTTTGAAGCTGATAGGGATGAAATGATTCAACGTGCAATTGATGCTGGTATTTCGCGATTTTTTATTCCTGCTATCGACTCTACTTATTCGGAACGTATGTTGCAGTTAAAACGTGATTTTCCAGAACATATGTTTTTAATGACAGGTTTGCATCCCACACATGTTAAAGACGATTTTAAAGACGAGCTACTTCATGTGCAAACACTATTAAAGGAGCACAAATATTATGCAATTGGCGAAATAGGTATTGATTTGTATTGGGATCAATCAACTTTAGCCATTCAGCAAGAGGCTTTCAGGCAGCAAATTCAGTTAGCAAAACAATGCAATTTACCTATTGTAATTCACTGTAGAGATGCTTTCGATGAGGTTTTTGAAATTTTAGAAGAAGAAAAGGGAGATGATTTATTCGGAATTTTTCACTGTTTCACTGGGGATTTCGAACAGGCACAACAAGCCATTTCTTATAATATGAAATTAGGTATTGGTGGCGTTGTAACCTTTAAGAATGGTAAAATAGATCAATTTTTAAATAAAATCGATTTAAAACATATTGTTTTAGAAACCGATTCGCCGTATTTGGCCCCTGTTCCGTATCGCGGGAAACGCAATGAAAGTTTTTATATTATGGAGGTTTTAGAAAAGCTTTCTGGATTATATCAGCTTTCAGAAAAGGAGATTGCTAAAATAACTACAGAAAATTCAAAAGCCATTTTTGGTATCTAA
- a CDS encoding asparaginase — protein MTKTRPNILLIYTGGTIGMVKDFETGALKAFDFENLLVRIPEIKQLDCNIETFSFAEPIDSSNMNPVYWVEIAEIIERNYDTFDGFVVLHGSDTMSYTASALSFMLEHLAKPVVFTGSQLPIGDLRTDAKENLITSIHVASLQRYNKPVIKEVTLYFEYKLYRANRTTKINAEHFEAFASLNYPELVTSGVHLKVNHDYLFKPNTKKRLKVHKNLDENIALVKLFPGISSPLLCSIFNTPGLKGVILETYGAGNCTTENWFLNILKEAISNGIHVVNITQCSGGSVLMGQYQSSEKLKKIGVISGKDITTEAAICKMMYLLGQNVSSKVFKTIYETSLRGELT, from the coding sequence ATGACAAAAACAAGACCAAATATTTTACTTATATATACAGGTGGTACTATAGGTATGGTAAAGGATTTTGAAACAGGAGCTTTAAAAGCCTTCGATTTTGAGAATTTATTAGTCCGTATTCCAGAAATAAAACAATTAGATTGTAATATTGAAACATTTTCGTTTGCCGAACCTATAGATTCTAGCAATATGAATCCGGTATACTGGGTGGAGATTGCTGAAATTATAGAACGCAATTACGATACTTTTGATGGATTTGTAGTGTTGCATGGTAGCGATACGATGAGTTATACTGCTTCTGCCTTAAGTTTTATGCTAGAACATTTGGCAAAGCCTGTAGTGTTTACCGGTTCGCAATTGCCTATTGGAGATTTACGTACCGATGCCAAGGAAAATTTAATTACCTCGATACATGTGGCATCACTCCAGCGTTATAATAAGCCCGTAATAAAGGAGGTGACCTTGTATTTCGAGTATAAATTATATCGTGCAAATAGAACTACAAAAATAAACGCCGAACATTTTGAAGCTTTTGCATCACTTAATTATCCAGAATTGGTAACCTCTGGGGTGCATTTAAAGGTAAATCATGATTATTTATTTAAACCAAATACCAAAAAACGACTTAAAGTACATAAGAATTTAGACGAAAATATAGCCCTTGTAAAATTGTTTCCAGGCATATCTTCGCCTTTGCTTTGTAGTATTTTTAATACACCTGGATTAAAAGGTGTAATTTTAGAAACTTATGGAGCTGGAAATTGTACAACAGAAAATTGGTTTTTAAATATTTTAAAAGAAGCGATTTCTAATGGAATACATGTGGTAAATATTACACAATGTTCGGGAGGAAGTGTGCTTATGGGCCAATATCAAAGCAGTGAAAAGTTGAAAAAAATAGGTGTTATTTCTGGAAAAGACATCACAACAGAGGCGGCTATTTGTAAAATGATGTATTTGTTAGGCCAAAATGTTTCGTCTAAGGTCTTCAAAACCATATATGAAACTTCTTTAAGAGGAGAATTGACTTAA